Proteins encoded by one window of Streptomyces sp. NBC_01571:
- a CDS encoding diaminobutyrate--2-oxoglutarate transaminase family protein, giving the protein MPVGREPEETGEGSPGASEGARAAHEGILRRQSARESAARTYARALPIVPVRARGLTIEGADGRRYLDCLSGAGTLALGHNHPVVLEAIRKVLDSGAPLHVLDLATPVKDAFTTELFRTLPPEFAARARVQFCGPAGTDAVEAAFKLVRAATGRTGMLAFTGAYHGMTAGALEASGGASDVRVARLPYPQDYRCPFGIGGERGAELAARWTESVLDDPKSGVPLPAGMILEPVQGEGGVIPAPDPWMRRMREITAARSIPLIADEVQTGVGRTGTFWAVEHSGITPDVMVLSKAIGGSLPLAVVVYRDDLDVWQPGAHAGTFRGNQLAMAAGTATLAYVRENRLAERAATLGARMITELRRLAGEFSCIGDVRGRGLMIGVELVHPETPSDPAADRPRPAAPELAAAVQRACLRRGLIVELGGRHASVVRLLPPLTITDEQAAAVLDRLADAVGAVARGGSG; this is encoded by the coding sequence GTGCCGGTGGGGCGCGAACCCGAAGAGACAGGGGAGGGTTCGCCGGGCGCCTCCGAGGGGGCGCGCGCGGCGCATGAAGGGATTCTGCGGCGCCAGTCGGCGCGCGAATCGGCGGCGCGCACTTACGCGCGCGCCCTGCCGATCGTTCCCGTACGGGCACGCGGGCTGACCATCGAGGGCGCGGACGGCCGCCGTTACCTCGACTGCCTCTCCGGGGCCGGGACCCTGGCCCTCGGTCACAACCACCCGGTCGTCCTGGAGGCGATCAGGAAAGTCCTCGACTCCGGGGCGCCGTTGCACGTCCTCGACCTCGCCACCCCCGTCAAGGACGCCTTCACCACCGAGCTGTTCCGCACCCTGCCCCCGGAGTTCGCCGCACGCGCCCGGGTGCAGTTCTGCGGACCGGCCGGGACCGACGCCGTCGAGGCCGCGTTCAAACTGGTGCGCGCGGCCACCGGACGCACCGGGATGCTCGCGTTCACCGGCGCCTATCACGGGATGACCGCGGGAGCGCTCGAAGCGTCCGGCGGCGCGAGTGACGTCCGGGTCGCACGCCTGCCGTACCCCCAGGACTACCGCTGCCCCTTCGGTATCGGCGGCGAGCGCGGCGCGGAACTCGCCGCGCGCTGGACCGAGTCCGTGCTCGACGACCCCAAGTCGGGCGTGCCGCTCCCCGCCGGGATGATCCTCGAACCCGTCCAGGGCGAGGGCGGGGTGATTCCCGCGCCGGACCCCTGGATGCGGCGGATGCGCGAGATCACGGCGGCCCGGTCCATCCCGCTGATCGCGGACGAGGTCCAGACGGGAGTGGGCCGCACGGGCACCTTCTGGGCGGTGGAGCACAGCGGGATCACCCCGGACGTGATGGTCCTGTCCAAGGCCATCGGCGGCAGCCTGCCGCTCGCGGTCGTCGTCTACCGCGACGACCTCGACGTCTGGCAGCCGGGCGCCCACGCCGGCACCTTCCGCGGCAACCAACTCGCCATGGCGGCGGGCACGGCGACTCTCGCGTACGTCCGCGAGAACCGACTCGCGGAGCGCGCCGCGACCCTGGGCGCCCGCATGATCACCGAACTCCGGCGGCTCGCCGGGGAGTTCTCCTGCATCGGCGACGTACGGGGCCGCGGGCTCATGATCGGTGTCGAGCTGGTGCACCCCGAGACGCCCTCCGACCCGGCCGCCGACCGGCCCCGGCCCGCCGCCCCGGAACTCGCCGCCGCCGTGCAGCGCGCGTGCCTGCGCCGCGGCCTGATCGTCGAACTGGGCGGTCGGCACGCCAGCGTCGTCCGGCTTCTGCCACCGCTGACGATCACCGACGAACAGGCGGCCGCGGTCCTCGACCGGCTGGCGGACGCGGTGGGCGCGGTGGCGCGCGGGGGATCGGGCTGA